A stretch of Treponema vincentii F0403 DNA encodes these proteins:
- a CDS encoding FAD:protein FMN transferase, which yields MKKYCLFLLLAVMLTACKPAVRRESRTVFALGTVCSIQVFTEKPQAEVEPVLQACTRRLEELERYLSANAESSTLIDINNASGVSAVGVPADIYPLFKRAVFFAEKTDGAFNPVIGSVVKLWNIGFENARKPEDRDIREALFRTDYKDLELTGTAVFLKKAGMKLDLGAIAKGFAADELTRIVKEAGIAHALIDIGGTISAVGKRPDGNLWKIGIRDPRVQQGQPIISTPVENLSISTSGSYERYFEQDGVRYHHILDPATGYPVRNNLTAVSVFSNSATDADALSTACFVLGYEKAVALLSGLPGTEALFIFDDNSIRTTDGLKDRITILDSAFRPADTSGGTAGK from the coding sequence ATGAAAAAATATTGTTTGTTTCTCTTACTGGCGGTAATGCTTACCGCTTGCAAACCCGCAGTCCGGAGAGAAAGCCGCACAGTGTTTGCCCTCGGAACCGTGTGCAGTATTCAAGTGTTCACGGAAAAGCCGCAAGCTGAGGTTGAACCCGTCTTGCAGGCTTGTACCCGCCGCCTTGAAGAACTGGAGCGGTACTTAAGCGCTAATGCCGAAAGTTCTACCCTTATCGATATCAATAATGCGTCCGGTGTATCGGCGGTAGGCGTACCGGCAGATATCTATCCGCTGTTTAAACGGGCGGTGTTTTTTGCCGAAAAAACGGACGGTGCATTTAATCCCGTCATCGGCAGCGTGGTAAAACTCTGGAATATCGGCTTTGAGAATGCGCGGAAGCCGGAAGATCGGGATATCCGGGAGGCGCTTTTCCGTACCGATTATAAGGATTTGGAGCTTACCGGCACGGCGGTCTTTTTAAAAAAAGCAGGAATGAAGCTTGATTTGGGGGCGATTGCAAAGGGCTTTGCCGCCGACGAGCTGACCCGTATTGTGAAAGAGGCCGGTATTGCCCATGCGCTGATCGATATCGGCGGTACGATTTCTGCAGTGGGAAAGCGGCCGGACGGGAACTTATGGAAGATAGGCATCCGCGACCCGCGCGTTCAGCAGGGGCAGCCGATTATTTCTACGCCGGTTGAAAACTTAAGTATCTCTACGTCCGGCAGCTATGAACGGTATTTTGAGCAGGACGGCGTCCGCTATCACCATATTCTCGATCCTGCAACGGGGTATCCGGTACGGAATAATTTGACTGCGGTATCCGTTTTTTCCAATTCCGCAACCGATGCGGACGCCTTGTCTACCGCGTGTTTTGTGCTCGGCTATGAGAAGGCGGTTGCGCTGCTGTCCGGGCTGCCCGGCACGGAAGCACTCTTTATCTTTGACGATAACAGCATCCGCACGACGGATGGCCTTAAAGACCGTATTACGATTTTAGATTCCGCATTCCGGCCGGCAGACACGAGCGGGGGTACTGCAGGCAAGTAA
- a CDS encoding alpha-amylase family glycosyl hydrolase, giving the protein MQKVYCNSFFQNMEFHINRDIREKCRFSKTLFSSTGNVVIRNINDIYAFTFQYNQVVESGVFGMPVRAEQYLKAGQLNAMGLIDEIFHYMCRLYRQDVRADFFSSGYAFVQAELAKEKLPNLDELLLAFCTEFPPAEVYGGTMTVEDWLRNADPVSGIENKYRAFEELILCKLANENPAFQPFYPLFTDEQLAAHPSYNCFWDSLREWSSQNEVFGPEKMDLISLLKAPVSFAPFSLKGQLEYIKMHWLDLLSEFISRLLTSQDILSEEEKAVWQGGGGGGHDAYHFEDLTQEYERFSADREWMPNVVMIAKSTLVWLDQLSKKYQRSITRLDQIPDEELNFLAEAGFNALWLIGVWERSPASARIKQICGNPEAAASAYSLTDYEIAGEIGGWGALEDLRRRAGARGIRLAADMVPNHTGIDSKWVMERPDLFMQTRESPFPGYNFDGENLSHDSRVGIYLENHYYSKTDCAVVFKRVDHYTGDVRYIYHGNDGTGLPWNDTAQIDFLNSEAREEVIRKVLHVARSFPIIRFDAAMVLAKKHIRRLWYPEPGRGGDIASRSRFALSTEEFQKRIPEEFWREVVDRCAAEAPDTLLLAEAFWMMEGYFVRTLGMHRVYNSAFMNMLKREDNAQYRLTIKNTLEFDPQILKRYVNFMNNPDEETAVVQFGRDDKYFGVCTMLVAMPGLPMFGHGQIEGFEEKYGMEYRRAYYDEQVNTGLVERHRREIFPLMRLRRLFSEVEHFLLYDFWADGQVNENVFAWSNVYGDARSLILYNNKYERAAGWINMSAAYAVKGADDEKRLVQRTLAQGLQLTVTSDRYVIFQEQHSKLWFIRKNSEIAEHGLFAALNGFETQVFLNIYEVTDTPDEQYRKLYEKLNGSGIADVAMGINEIKFKKLYDALEACVSKELIQDCIQLIKDCKHTENRHETEAKIQSFIRKTEPLADAFLTALDETYRSNQAEQFMEEKVPAVKTSVQRLLTLYKARMYRLLLCASGLLVQEMPLTAMTPAVTVFIHKMCGTNSQLAVSFGSVFLMAVEDIAVYYKMEDNIGRLFAFLHLEEKLVTLIRSAGFEIDSIENKADTVKYLYYVHTARGKKTIRRTGIVHRLTQDPNVIARLGIHEWDGTYWFNREAAELISDDMAAMLFLSAARPVTPAECIKKTTASVEKYCRFDAEFSSAIHRSGYQVDRYLKLFAGTLK; this is encoded by the coding sequence ATGCAAAAAGTATACTGCAATAGTTTTTTTCAAAATATGGAATTTCATATCAATCGGGATATTCGAGAAAAATGCCGTTTTTCAAAAACACTCTTTTCGTCTACCGGCAATGTCGTTATACGGAATATCAACGATATCTATGCCTTTACTTTTCAGTATAATCAGGTTGTAGAATCCGGTGTATTCGGTATGCCGGTTCGAGCCGAGCAGTATTTAAAGGCCGGTCAACTGAATGCAATGGGATTGATCGATGAAATCTTTCATTATATGTGCAGACTTTACCGGCAGGATGTACGTGCCGATTTTTTTAGCAGCGGGTATGCATTTGTGCAAGCGGAACTCGCAAAAGAAAAGCTGCCGAACCTTGACGAATTGCTGCTTGCTTTTTGCACGGAATTTCCTCCTGCGGAAGTGTACGGCGGGACAATGACCGTTGAAGACTGGCTCCGGAATGCCGATCCGGTATCGGGCATCGAAAATAAATACCGTGCATTTGAAGAATTGATTCTTTGTAAACTTGCAAATGAGAATCCTGCATTCCAGCCTTTTTATCCTCTTTTTACCGATGAACAGCTTGCAGCTCATCCGTCGTATAACTGTTTTTGGGACAGCCTTCGTGAATGGTCGTCTCAAAATGAGGTGTTCGGCCCTGAAAAAATGGACTTGATTTCGCTGCTTAAAGCTCCTGTCTCGTTTGCGCCGTTTAGTCTGAAAGGGCAGCTTGAATACATCAAAATGCATTGGCTTGATTTGCTGAGCGAATTTATCAGTAGGCTTTTAACAAGTCAGGATATTCTGTCCGAAGAAGAAAAAGCCGTATGGCAAGGAGGCGGAGGTGGCGGGCACGATGCTTATCATTTTGAAGATCTGACACAGGAATATGAACGGTTCAGCGCCGATCGTGAATGGATGCCGAATGTTGTGATGATTGCAAAAAGCACATTGGTATGGCTGGATCAACTAAGTAAAAAATATCAGCGGTCTATCACCCGTCTCGATCAAATTCCCGATGAGGAGCTGAACTTTCTTGCGGAGGCAGGTTTTAATGCGCTGTGGCTTATCGGGGTATGGGAACGCTCCCCTGCAAGCGCACGGATTAAGCAAATATGCGGAAATCCGGAGGCGGCGGCAAGTGCATACAGTTTAACGGACTATGAGATAGCCGGTGAAATCGGCGGATGGGGTGCGCTTGAAGATTTACGCAGACGTGCCGGCGCGCGGGGTATAAGACTTGCAGCCGATATGGTGCCTAACCATACCGGAATAGATTCAAAGTGGGTAATGGAGCGGCCGGATCTTTTTATGCAAACCCGCGAAAGTCCCTTTCCGGGCTATAACTTTGACGGGGAAAATCTTTCCCATGATTCCCGCGTCGGGATTTATCTTGAAAATCATTACTATTCAAAAACGGACTGCGCGGTTGTGTTTAAGCGGGTAGATCACTATACCGGCGATGTCCGGTATATTTATCACGGAAACGACGGAACGGGACTGCCGTGGAACGATACCGCTCAAATTGACTTTCTGAATTCCGAAGCCCGCGAGGAAGTCATTCGGAAGGTTTTGCATGTTGCGCGAAGCTTTCCGATTATCCGTTTTGACGCGGCGATGGTGCTGGCAAAGAAGCATATCCGGCGGCTTTGGTATCCTGAACCGGGAAGGGGAGGGGACATTGCAAGCCGTTCCCGCTTTGCACTTTCTACGGAAGAATTCCAAAAGCGGATACCCGAAGAATTTTGGCGCGAAGTAGTAGACCGTTGTGCGGCCGAAGCTCCCGATACCCTTCTATTAGCGGAAGCCTTTTGGATGATGGAGGGGTATTTTGTCCGCACGCTCGGTATGCACCGCGTGTATAATTCCGCATTTATGAATATGCTCAAGCGGGAAGATAATGCGCAATACCGGCTTACTATTAAGAACACCCTTGAGTTTGATCCTCAGATACTCAAGCGCTATGTTAATTTTATGAATAATCCCGACGAAGAAACCGCCGTGGTGCAGTTCGGCCGGGACGATAAATACTTCGGCGTTTGTACCATGCTGGTTGCGATGCCGGGGCTTCCGATGTTTGGGCACGGACAAATCGAAGGTTTTGAAGAAAAATACGGTATGGAGTACCGCCGTGCGTATTATGATGAACAGGTAAACACCGGCCTTGTTGAGCGGCACCGCCGGGAGATTTTTCCGCTGATGCGGTTACGCCGTTTGTTCTCCGAGGTGGAACACTTCCTGCTCTATGATTTTTGGGCGGATGGACAGGTAAACGAAAATGTCTTTGCGTGGTCGAATGTATACGGCGATGCCCGCTCCCTCATCCTTTATAACAACAAGTACGAGCGGGCTGCGGGCTGGATTAATATGTCCGCCGCTTACGCCGTTAAGGGAGCCGATGATGAAAAGCGGCTGGTACAGCGGACGCTTGCTCAAGGTTTACAGCTGACGGTTACTTCTGATCGGTATGTGATTTTCCAAGAGCAGCATTCAAAGCTGTGGTTTATCAGAAAAAACAGCGAGATTGCGGAACACGGTTTGTTCGCCGCCTTAAACGGTTTTGAAACGCAGGTGTTTTTGAATATCTATGAGGTAACCGACACTCCCGACGAGCAGTATCGCAAGTTGTACGAAAAACTCAACGGCAGCGGTATTGCCGATGTTGCAATGGGCATCAATGAAATCAAGTTTAAAAAGCTCTATGATGCATTGGAGGCATGCGTTTCTAAGGAACTGATACAGGATTGTATCCAGTTGATAAAGGACTGTAAGCATACGGAAAACCGGCACGAAACGGAAGCCAAGATTCAATCGTTTATCCGCAAAACTGAACCTTTAGCGGACGCTTTCTTAACCGCTTTGGATGAAACATACCGGAGTAATCAAGCCGAGCAATTCATGGAGGAAAAAGTTCCGGCGGTTAAAACCTCCGTCCAACGGCTGCTGACGCTGTATAAAGCGCGTATGTACCGGCTGCTCCTCTGTGCTTCCGGCTTGCTGGTGCAGGAAATGCCGCTGACTGCGATGACTCCTGCCGTAACCGTATTTATTCATAAAATGTGCGGGACGAATTCCCAGCTTGCCGTATCCTTCGGTTCGGTATTTCTGATGGCCGTCGAAGATATTGCCGTCTATTATAAAATGGAAGACAATATCGGAAGGCTCTTTGCCTTTTTACACCTCGAAGAAAAGCTGGTAACGCTTATCCGTTCAGCCGGATTTGAAATCGATTCTATCGAAAATAAAGCCGATACGGTGAAGTATCTCTACTATGTACATACCGCCCGCGGAAAGAAAACGATACGCAGGACGGGCATCGTGCACCGGCTTACGCAGGATCCCAACGTTATTGCCCGGCTCGGTATTCACGAATGGGACGGCACGTACTGGTTCAATCGGGAAGCGGCTGAATTGATTTCCGATGATATGGCGGCAATGCTCTTTCTTTCCGCAGCACGGCCCGTTACACCGGCTGAATGCATCAAGAAAACTACCGCTTCGGTAGAAAAATACTGCCGCTTTGATGCGGAATTTTCTTCAGCGATTCACCGCTCAGGCTATCAGGTAGATCGGTATCTCAAGCTCTTTGCCGGTACGTTAAAATAG
- a CDS encoding fructose bisphosphate aldolase: MDKQKIERMRTGKGFIAALDQSGGSTPKALAAYGIGKDAYSNEKEMFDMVHAMRTRIITSKEFDKRHILGAILFEQTMDRDIEGIPTADYLWDKRGVLPFLKVDKGLADLAEGVQLMKPMPDLEALLQRAVRKHIFGTKMRSVIKEANPAGIKKVIDQQFEIGLQIAKHGLVPIIEPEVDIHSPDKAKCEDILKKEIREHIAKLPKDVLIMLKLSIPTQADLYKEFIDDPQVVRVVALSGGYSREEANALLAKNHGMIASFSRALAEDLRAQQSQEEFDKTLAAAIKSIYDASIT; this comes from the coding sequence ATGGACAAGCAAAAAATAGAACGGATGCGCACCGGAAAAGGTTTTATCGCGGCTCTGGATCAGAGCGGTGGCAGTACGCCTAAGGCATTGGCGGCATACGGCATCGGCAAAGACGCTTATTCAAATGAAAAAGAAATGTTTGATATGGTGCATGCAATGCGCACGAGGATTATCACCAGTAAAGAATTCGATAAAAGGCATATCCTTGGAGCCATTCTTTTTGAACAAACGATGGATCGCGATATAGAGGGCATCCCGACGGCGGATTACCTGTGGGATAAGCGCGGTGTTCTCCCGTTCTTAAAGGTTGACAAAGGACTTGCAGACTTGGCGGAAGGCGTTCAGCTGATGAAGCCGATGCCCGATTTGGAAGCGCTGCTGCAGCGCGCTGTCCGGAAGCATATCTTCGGAACAAAGATGCGCTCGGTTATAAAAGAAGCGAACCCTGCCGGTATTAAAAAGGTCATCGACCAGCAATTTGAAATCGGACTGCAGATTGCAAAGCACGGATTAGTTCCGATTATCGAACCGGAAGTGGATATTCACAGCCCCGACAAGGCAAAGTGCGAAGATATTCTAAAAAAAGAAATTCGCGAACACATTGCAAAGTTGCCGAAAGATGTGCTGATTATGCTCAAGCTCAGTATTCCGACACAGGCAGACTTATACAAAGAATTTATCGATGACCCGCAGGTTGTACGCGTGGTTGCGCTTTCCGGCGGCTACAGCAGAGAAGAAGCGAATGCACTGTTGGCAAAAAACCACGGCATGATTGCAAGCTTCTCCCGTGCCCTCGCGGAAGACTTGCGCGCACAGCAGTCGCAGGAAGAATTCGACAAAACGCTTGCCGCTGCAATTAAGAGCATCTACGACGCTTCGATTACATAA
- a CDS encoding HEAT repeat domain-containing protein, with protein MKKLVFMMLTAVLLAVAPVYIAADTADTAVSKADNDTTLPQGTPQQEKPLQGQEAQKSGTEKMEGEKQELDEIEKARQALQYGLESEILEVVNKVDKQDFETLQGDFNRLFTETKSPAVREGLFGLYQKYEDAQLTESAVAILEDYEAQQRTLVKAALSYLTAVKPELTPALNEALQNMLTQDTAEYGAETVSVLGEIGGGEEAAFLASYFDSLTIDDAKQELILKQTIMAALEKLHSENTRDFLLERAEDENENIYVRSSAIAGLAQMGNPDVIPLLVKFFEQPEPLLREAAIRGAAAFDTAETRNLTLQGFKDSYYKVRLEALKTAQKTKMQEAAPYILYRAKYDPTDAVRFAAVEALTVLNTDEGNAWLSETFRDSKKSEKLRVTILSTALKHNPAALAADLDTVVLATVTDSKQKKLRYEFGKEIAKVENTVTGEICKAFLQSDDVLTKSIGLDMFKTNAPADARALVETIAQDDKQGALQRRAQRLLE; from the coding sequence ATGAAAAAACTTGTTTTTATGATGTTGACCGCTGTTTTGCTCGCGGTTGCGCCGGTATATATAGCGGCCGATACTGCGGATACCGCTGTATCAAAGGCCGATAACGATACAACCTTACCGCAGGGCACTCCGCAGCAGGAAAAACCGCTGCAGGGACAAGAAGCACAAAAGAGCGGAACCGAAAAAATGGAAGGCGAAAAACAAGAGCTTGATGAGATCGAAAAAGCCCGCCAAGCATTGCAGTACGGACTGGAATCCGAAATACTTGAGGTAGTAAATAAGGTTGATAAGCAAGATTTTGAAACGCTGCAAGGCGATTTTAACCGCCTTTTTACCGAAACAAAAAGCCCCGCCGTGCGAGAAGGCCTTTTCGGCTTGTATCAAAAATATGAAGACGCTCAACTGACGGAATCGGCTGTTGCAATATTGGAAGATTATGAAGCCCAACAGCGTACATTGGTAAAGGCTGCGCTTTCATACCTTACAGCGGTAAAGCCCGAACTGACACCCGCCTTAAACGAAGCGCTACAAAACATGCTCACCCAAGATACGGCAGAGTACGGGGCGGAAACGGTTTCCGTGCTGGGCGAAATCGGCGGCGGTGAAGAAGCGGCCTTTTTAGCGTCCTATTTTGACAGTCTAACTATCGATGATGCAAAGCAAGAGCTTATTTTAAAGCAGACGATTATGGCTGCACTCGAAAAACTGCATAGCGAAAATACCCGTGATTTTTTGCTGGAGCGGGCGGAGGACGAGAACGAAAATATCTATGTCCGTTCGAGCGCTATCGCCGGACTTGCTCAAATGGGGAACCCCGATGTTATACCGCTGCTGGTTAAGTTTTTCGAGCAGCCGGAACCGCTATTGCGGGAAGCGGCAATACGGGGCGCCGCCGCATTCGATACGGCCGAAACACGTAATCTTACCCTGCAGGGGTTTAAAGACAGCTATTATAAGGTGCGGCTCGAAGCTTTAAAAACCGCACAAAAAACAAAGATGCAGGAAGCGGCGCCATACATACTGTACCGTGCAAAGTATGACCCTACGGATGCGGTCCGCTTTGCAGCGGTAGAAGCATTAACGGTGCTGAATACGGATGAGGGCAATGCTTGGCTTTCCGAAACATTCCGCGATTCTAAAAAGAGTGAAAAATTACGGGTTACGATTTTGAGCACAGCGTTGAAACACAATCCTGCAGCGCTCGCTGCCGATTTGGATACGGTGGTGTTGGCAACCGTAACGGATAGTAAGCAAAAAAAACTGAGATACGAGTTCGGAAAAGAAATTGCAAAAGTAGAAAATACCGTAACGGGGGAAATCTGCAAAGCTTTTTTGCAAAGCGATGATGTGTTAACAAAAAGCATCGGGCTTGATATGTTTAAGACAAATGCTCCCGCAGATGCCCGCGCGTTAGTGGAAACTATCGCGCAGGATGACAAACAGGGAGCATTGCAGCGCCGTGCTCAGCGGTTACTGGAATAA
- a CDS encoding DHH family phosphoesterase: MTFMDSKRNSFTPDLRSKRQNMTIGARNRIIRNIYGLVKTHRSFLIIGHQSPDEDCYASTVAGALLLRKFNKHVSVFLESVPPENLKFLSSICKYNKINVYYGTMPSIRSVEVLCILDTPKPDMIAANGCIYDFLNNHSISKIEIDHHFGSDAAFSGDPDYSLVLHASSTCEILCRICYKLANHPEIRHLYSIEELYSRNLVLTLLTGMLGDAKMGNYIANPHDKEIFDYFSKHLNLMLRISTNSSGNTKKIESMERLLDVMETTDAETEKAYNAIINRAVYAGHIGAVILSEDESNAFLENIEYTQFIGMIKVATNTIAEKAGGVGISVYYDSPNKSNKIQCRIRVSEAARGIDLHPILSHFKITDGGGHPGAIAFRLPREFGRSLHSLIADIETFIKQKILL; the protein is encoded by the coding sequence ATGACATTTATGGATTCTAAGAGGAATAGTTTCACGCCCGATTTGCGTTCTAAACGGCAAAACATGACTATCGGCGCGAGAAACCGTATCATAAGAAATATCTATGGTCTTGTAAAGACGCACCGATCATTTTTGATTATCGGTCATCAAAGCCCTGATGAGGACTGTTATGCCTCGACAGTTGCAGGAGCTTTGTTGTTGCGTAAGTTTAATAAGCATGTCAGCGTCTTTTTAGAATCCGTACCGCCGGAAAATCTTAAATTTCTCAGTTCTATCTGCAAATATAACAAGATCAATGTGTATTACGGAACGATGCCGTCGATCCGTTCCGTTGAGGTACTGTGCATTCTCGATACGCCGAAACCGGATATGATAGCGGCAAACGGCTGTATCTACGATTTTCTGAATAATCATTCCATTTCAAAAATTGAAATCGATCATCATTTCGGTTCCGACGCCGCATTTTCCGGAGACCCCGATTATTCCTTAGTGCTTCATGCTTCAAGTACATGCGAAATTTTATGCCGGATATGCTATAAATTGGCAAACCATCCGGAAATACGGCACCTTTACAGTATCGAAGAACTTTATTCGAGAAATTTAGTGCTGACACTCTTAACCGGTATGCTTGGGGATGCCAAAATGGGAAACTACATCGCTAATCCCCACGATAAAGAAATCTTCGATTATTTTTCCAAACATTTAAATCTGATGCTGCGGATAAGTACCAATTCATCGGGAAATACGAAAAAAATCGAATCGATGGAGCGGCTGCTCGATGTGATGGAAACGACCGACGCCGAAACCGAGAAAGCCTATAATGCCATTATCAACCGCGCCGTATATGCCGGACATATCGGTGCAGTCATCTTGTCGGAAGATGAGTCGAATGCGTTCCTTGAAAACATCGAATACACACAGTTTATCGGCATGATTAAGGTAGCAACCAATACCATTGCGGAAAAAGCGGGCGGAGTAGGAATTTCCGTCTATTATGATTCTCCCAATAAGTCAAATAAAATACAATGCCGAATCCGTGTAAGTGAAGCGGCACGAGGCATCGATTTACACCCGATTCTTAGTCATTTTAAGATTACGGACGGCGGCGGACATCCCGGCGCGATTGCCTTTCGGCTACCCCGCGAATTCGGAAGGTCGCTTCACTCACTGATAGCAGACATAGAAACCTTTATTAAACAAAAAATATTGCTATGA
- a CDS encoding epoxyqueuosine reductase QueH, producing the protein MKQNFQLLMEQTIAELGRSFTAEKPPRLMLHSCCAPCSSSVIRRLAGHFKLTVFYYNPNIDTQLEYRTRADEQIRLIEHYNNSKEFPYRIDYAIQDYRHEQFLEIAEGLTDVPEGGERCFRCYRLRLAATVREAAAQGFDFFCTTLSLSPLKSAAKINEIGMELATDNCRWLPSDFKKKDGYLESIRLSKEFGLYRQDYCGCEFSRTF; encoded by the coding sequence ATGAAGCAAAACTTTCAATTACTTATGGAACAAACCATCGCGGAGCTCGGCCGTTCTTTTACTGCCGAAAAGCCGCCGCGTCTTATGCTTCATTCATGCTGTGCCCCGTGCAGTTCGTCGGTAATAAGACGGCTTGCCGGGCATTTTAAACTGACGGTTTTTTATTATAACCCCAATATCGATACGCAGCTTGAATACCGCACCCGGGCGGATGAGCAGATTCGTTTAATCGAACACTATAATAACTCAAAAGAATTCCCGTACAGGATTGACTACGCGATACAGGACTACCGGCATGAACAATTTTTGGAAATAGCGGAAGGTCTTACCGATGTGCCCGAAGGCGGCGAGCGGTGCTTCCGCTGCTACCGGCTCAGGCTTGCGGCGACGGTACGCGAGGCAGCCGCCCAAGGGTTTGATTTTTTCTGTACGACACTTTCGCTCAGTCCGCTTAAAAGCGCAGCAAAAATTAACGAGATCGGCATGGAACTTGCCACAGACAACTGCCGGTGGCTGCCGAGCGACTTTAAGAAAAAAGACGGCTATCTGGAGTCTATCAGGCTTAGCAAGGAATTCGGATTGTATAGACAAGACTACTGCGGCTGCGAATTTTCCCGCACCTTTTGA
- a CDS encoding TfoX/Sxy family protein, whose protein sequence is MASSKTYLDFILEQLSELQDIRYRAMMGEFIIYYRDKIVGGIYDDRLLVKAVPSAIAYMPNASYELPYQGAKEMLLVDEVDDKAFITGLFNAMYDELPVPKMKKKR, encoded by the coding sequence ATGGCATCGAGTAAAACATATTTAGACTTCATTTTGGAGCAGTTATCGGAATTGCAAGATATACGCTATCGCGCAATGATGGGAGAATTTATCATTTACTATCGAGATAAAATTGTGGGCGGTATCTACGATGACCGCTTACTGGTAAAAGCGGTTCCGTCGGCAATTGCGTATATGCCGAACGCTTCCTACGAATTGCCGTATCAAGGTGCAAAAGAAATGCTTTTAGTAGACGAAGTTGATGACAAAGCATTTATAACGGGCTTGTTTAATGCAATGTATGATGAATTACCGGTGCCGAAAATGAAGAAGAAAAGATAA
- a CDS encoding type II toxin-antitoxin system RelB/DinJ family antitoxin codes for MTTISAKITQNDKISFERICDSMGINISSAINSFVKATIRENGLPFALKASEDPYIYSEENMKYLRKSIHQIETGKCQIHELKETD; via the coding sequence ATGACTACAATATCAGCAAAAATCACACAGAATGACAAAATAAGTTTTGAACGAATCTGTGATTCTATGGGAATCAATATTTCTTCGGCTATAAATTCTTTTGTAAAGGCCACGATTCGGGAAAACGGCTTGCCCTTTGCACTGAAAGCATCCGAGGATCCGTATATTTATTCGGAAGAAAATATGAAATATTTGCGTAAAAGTATACATCAGATTGAAACCGGAAAATGTCAAATTCATGAACTGAAGGAAACTGATTGA
- a CDS encoding Txe/YoeB family addiction module toxin: MVKIWSDIAWKDYCQLFDKHQQKLIKSTHDLIKNIERNGIDKGKGQPEPLKHELSGYWSRRIDAANRLVYKVEDNKLYIVQCGTHYHQ, translated from the coding sequence ATGGTAAAAATTTGGTCTGATATTGCATGGAAAGATTATTGCCAACTTTTTGATAAACATCAGCAAAAATTGATAAAAAGTACACATGATTTAATTAAAAATATTGAAAGAAATGGCATTGATAAGGGAAAAGGACAACCTGAACCATTAAAGCATGAATTATCAGGGTATTGGAGTAGAAGAATAGATGCGGCAAATCGACTTGTATATAAAGTTGAAGATAATAAATTATATATTGTTCAGTGCGGTACACATTATCATCAATAA